Proteins from a genomic interval of Maylandia zebra isolate NMK-2024a linkage group LG15, Mzebra_GT3a, whole genome shotgun sequence:
- the sgk1 gene encoding serine/threonine-protein kinase Sgk1 isoform X4: MLQVDKMKTSELKAFMKQRRMGLNDFIQRLATNSYACKHSEVQSILNLSPPQDPELMNTNPSPPPSPSQQINLGPSSNPSAKPSDFHFLKVIGKGSFGKVLLARHRTDDNFYAVKVLQKKAILKKKEEKHIMSERNVLLKNVKHPFLVGLHYSFQTADKLYFILDYINGGELFYHLQRERCFLEPRARFYAAEIASALGYLHSLNIVYRDLKPENILLDSQGHIILTDFGLCKENIEPNGTTSTFCGTPEYLAPEVLHKQPYDRTVDWWCLGAVLYEMLYGLPPFYSRNTAEMYDNILNKPLQLKPNISNSARHLLEGLLQKDRTKRLGCSDDFIEIKNHIFFTPINWDDLNAKKITPPFNPNVTGPNDLRHFDPEFTDEPVPSSIGCSPDSALVTASIKEAAEAFVGFSYAPSMDSYL; the protein is encoded by the exons ATGCTGCAGGTAGACAAAATGAAAACTTCCGAGCTGAAAG cttttatGAAACAAAGGAGGATGGGTCTGAACGACTTCATTCAGAGGCTAGCCACAAACTCCTACGCCTGCAAGCA ttcCGAGGTTCAGTCCATCCTGAACTTGAGTCCTCCTCAGGATCCTGAGCTCATGAACACAAACCCCTCTCCTCCT CCCAGTCCATCCCAACAGATCAACCTCGGCCCATCATCCAATCCTTCGGCCAAGCCCAGCGACTTCCACTTCCTCAAGGTTATCGGCAAGGGTAGCTTCGGAAAGGTTTTGCTTGCACGCCATCGCACGGATGACAACTTCTACGCTGTGAAAGTCTTACAGAAGAAGGCCATTCTCAAGAAGAAGGAG GAAAAACACATTATGTCAGAGAGGAATGTGCTGTTGAAGAATGTCAAGCACCCGTTCTTGGTGGGCCTGCACTATTCTTTCCAAACAGCGGACAAACTGTACTTCATCTTGGACTACATCAATGGCGGAGAA TTGTTCTaccacctgcagagagagcgCTGCTTCCTCGAGCCCAGAGCCAGGTTCTATGCAGCAGAGATCGCCAGCGCACTGGGATACCTGCACTCACTAAACATTGTCTACAGAGACCTGAAACCAGAAAACATCCTGCTGGACTCCCAAGGACACATCATTCTCACAGATTTTGGACTCTGCAAAGAGAACATTGAACCCAATGGGACAACATCAACTTTCTGCGGTACTCCAGAG TATTTGGCTCCTGAGGTGTTGCACAAGCAGCCGTATGACAGGACAGTAGACTGGTGGTGTTTAGGAGCTGTTCTCTATGAGATGCTGTATGGCCTG CCTCCGTTCTACAGCCGCAACACAGCAGAGATGTACGACAACATCCTGAACAAGCCACTGCAGCTGAAACCCAACATTTCCAACTCGGCTAGACACCTGCTGGAAGGCCTGCTGCAAAAAGACCGGACAAAGAGACTGGGCTGCTCCGACGACTTC ATTGAAATTAAGAACCACATATTCTTCACCCCCATCAACTGGGATGACCTCAATGCAAAGAAGATCACCCCTCCCTTCAACCCCAATGTG ACGGGGCCCAATGACCTACGGCACTTTGATCCGGAGTTCACAGACGAGCCGGTACCCAGCTCCATCGGTTGCTCCCCAGACAGTGCACTCGTCACAGCCAGCATCAAAGAGGCGGCCGAGGCCTTTGTGGGCTTCTCTTATGCCCCATCTATGGACTCCTACCTATAG
- the sgk1 gene encoding serine/threonine-protein kinase Sgk1 isoform X5 — protein MKDKTTSLTSFMKQRRMGLNDFIQRLATNSYACKHSEVQSILNLSPPQDPELMNTNPSPPPSPSQQINLGPSSNPSAKPSDFHFLKVIGKGSFGKVLLARHRTDDNFYAVKVLQKKAILKKKEEKHIMSERNVLLKNVKHPFLVGLHYSFQTADKLYFILDYINGGELFYHLQRERCFLEPRARFYAAEIASALGYLHSLNIVYRDLKPENILLDSQGHIILTDFGLCKENIEPNGTTSTFCGTPEYLAPEVLHKQPYDRTVDWWCLGAVLYEMLYGLPPFYSRNTAEMYDNILNKPLQLKPNISNSARHLLEGLLQKDRTKRLGCSDDFIEIKNHIFFTPINWDDLNAKKITPPFNPNVTGPNDLRHFDPEFTDEPVPSSIGCSPDSALVTASIKEAAEAFVGFSYAPSMDSYL, from the exons ATGAAAGACAAAACGACATCTCTGACGT cttttatGAAACAAAGGAGGATGGGTCTGAACGACTTCATTCAGAGGCTAGCCACAAACTCCTACGCCTGCAAGCA ttcCGAGGTTCAGTCCATCCTGAACTTGAGTCCTCCTCAGGATCCTGAGCTCATGAACACAAACCCCTCTCCTCCT CCCAGTCCATCCCAACAGATCAACCTCGGCCCATCATCCAATCCTTCGGCCAAGCCCAGCGACTTCCACTTCCTCAAGGTTATCGGCAAGGGTAGCTTCGGAAAGGTTTTGCTTGCACGCCATCGCACGGATGACAACTTCTACGCTGTGAAAGTCTTACAGAAGAAGGCCATTCTCAAGAAGAAGGAG GAAAAACACATTATGTCAGAGAGGAATGTGCTGTTGAAGAATGTCAAGCACCCGTTCTTGGTGGGCCTGCACTATTCTTTCCAAACAGCGGACAAACTGTACTTCATCTTGGACTACATCAATGGCGGAGAA TTGTTCTaccacctgcagagagagcgCTGCTTCCTCGAGCCCAGAGCCAGGTTCTATGCAGCAGAGATCGCCAGCGCACTGGGATACCTGCACTCACTAAACATTGTCTACAGAGACCTGAAACCAGAAAACATCCTGCTGGACTCCCAAGGACACATCATTCTCACAGATTTTGGACTCTGCAAAGAGAACATTGAACCCAATGGGACAACATCAACTTTCTGCGGTACTCCAGAG TATTTGGCTCCTGAGGTGTTGCACAAGCAGCCGTATGACAGGACAGTAGACTGGTGGTGTTTAGGAGCTGTTCTCTATGAGATGCTGTATGGCCTG CCTCCGTTCTACAGCCGCAACACAGCAGAGATGTACGACAACATCCTGAACAAGCCACTGCAGCTGAAACCCAACATTTCCAACTCGGCTAGACACCTGCTGGAAGGCCTGCTGCAAAAAGACCGGACAAAGAGACTGGGCTGCTCCGACGACTTC ATTGAAATTAAGAACCACATATTCTTCACCCCCATCAACTGGGATGACCTCAATGCAAAGAAGATCACCCCTCCCTTCAACCCCAATGTG ACGGGGCCCAATGACCTACGGCACTTTGATCCGGAGTTCACAGACGAGCCGGTACCCAGCTCCATCGGTTGCTCCCCAGACAGTGCACTCGTCACAGCCAGCATCAAAGAGGCGGCCGAGGCCTTTGTGGGCTTCTCTTATGCCCCATCTATGGACTCCTACCTATAG
- the sgk1 gene encoding serine/threonine-protein kinase Sgk1 isoform X3 — MTKQVQSEDQCLHPDEAFMKQRRMGLNDFIQRLATNSYACKHSEVQSILNLSPPQDPELMNTNPSPPPSPSQQINLGPSSNPSAKPSDFHFLKVIGKGSFGKVLLARHRTDDNFYAVKVLQKKAILKKKEEKHIMSERNVLLKNVKHPFLVGLHYSFQTADKLYFILDYINGGELFYHLQRERCFLEPRARFYAAEIASALGYLHSLNIVYRDLKPENILLDSQGHIILTDFGLCKENIEPNGTTSTFCGTPEYLAPEVLHKQPYDRTVDWWCLGAVLYEMLYGLPPFYSRNTAEMYDNILNKPLQLKPNISNSARHLLEGLLQKDRTKRLGCSDDFIEIKNHIFFTPINWDDLNAKKITPPFNPNVTGPNDLRHFDPEFTDEPVPSSIGCSPDSALVTASIKEAAEAFVGFSYAPSMDSYL, encoded by the exons cttttatGAAACAAAGGAGGATGGGTCTGAACGACTTCATTCAGAGGCTAGCCACAAACTCCTACGCCTGCAAGCA ttcCGAGGTTCAGTCCATCCTGAACTTGAGTCCTCCTCAGGATCCTGAGCTCATGAACACAAACCCCTCTCCTCCT CCCAGTCCATCCCAACAGATCAACCTCGGCCCATCATCCAATCCTTCGGCCAAGCCCAGCGACTTCCACTTCCTCAAGGTTATCGGCAAGGGTAGCTTCGGAAAGGTTTTGCTTGCACGCCATCGCACGGATGACAACTTCTACGCTGTGAAAGTCTTACAGAAGAAGGCCATTCTCAAGAAGAAGGAG GAAAAACACATTATGTCAGAGAGGAATGTGCTGTTGAAGAATGTCAAGCACCCGTTCTTGGTGGGCCTGCACTATTCTTTCCAAACAGCGGACAAACTGTACTTCATCTTGGACTACATCAATGGCGGAGAA TTGTTCTaccacctgcagagagagcgCTGCTTCCTCGAGCCCAGAGCCAGGTTCTATGCAGCAGAGATCGCCAGCGCACTGGGATACCTGCACTCACTAAACATTGTCTACAGAGACCTGAAACCAGAAAACATCCTGCTGGACTCCCAAGGACACATCATTCTCACAGATTTTGGACTCTGCAAAGAGAACATTGAACCCAATGGGACAACATCAACTTTCTGCGGTACTCCAGAG TATTTGGCTCCTGAGGTGTTGCACAAGCAGCCGTATGACAGGACAGTAGACTGGTGGTGTTTAGGAGCTGTTCTCTATGAGATGCTGTATGGCCTG CCTCCGTTCTACAGCCGCAACACAGCAGAGATGTACGACAACATCCTGAACAAGCCACTGCAGCTGAAACCCAACATTTCCAACTCGGCTAGACACCTGCTGGAAGGCCTGCTGCAAAAAGACCGGACAAAGAGACTGGGCTGCTCCGACGACTTC ATTGAAATTAAGAACCACATATTCTTCACCCCCATCAACTGGGATGACCTCAATGCAAAGAAGATCACCCCTCCCTTCAACCCCAATGTG ACGGGGCCCAATGACCTACGGCACTTTGATCCGGAGTTCACAGACGAGCCGGTACCCAGCTCCATCGGTTGCTCCCCAGACAGTGCACTCGTCACAGCCAGCATCAAAGAGGCGGCCGAGGCCTTTGTGGGCTTCTCTTATGCCCCATCTATGGACTCCTACCTATAG
- the sgk1 gene encoding serine/threonine-protein kinase Sgk1 isoform X2 → MTIITETQEPVLTYSKSRGLVALVTAFMKQRRMGLNDFIQRLATNSYACKHSEVQSILNLSPPQDPELMNTNPSPPPSPSQQINLGPSSNPSAKPSDFHFLKVIGKGSFGKVLLARHRTDDNFYAVKVLQKKAILKKKEEKHIMSERNVLLKNVKHPFLVGLHYSFQTADKLYFILDYINGGELFYHLQRERCFLEPRARFYAAEIASALGYLHSLNIVYRDLKPENILLDSQGHIILTDFGLCKENIEPNGTTSTFCGTPEYLAPEVLHKQPYDRTVDWWCLGAVLYEMLYGLPPFYSRNTAEMYDNILNKPLQLKPNISNSARHLLEGLLQKDRTKRLGCSDDFIEIKNHIFFTPINWDDLNAKKITPPFNPNVTGPNDLRHFDPEFTDEPVPSSIGCSPDSALVTASIKEAAEAFVGFSYAPSMDSYL, encoded by the exons ATGACGATCATAACAGAAACGCAAGAGCCTGTGCTGACTTACTCGAAGTCTAGAGGGCTAGTGGCATTAGTCACGG cttttatGAAACAAAGGAGGATGGGTCTGAACGACTTCATTCAGAGGCTAGCCACAAACTCCTACGCCTGCAAGCA ttcCGAGGTTCAGTCCATCCTGAACTTGAGTCCTCCTCAGGATCCTGAGCTCATGAACACAAACCCCTCTCCTCCT CCCAGTCCATCCCAACAGATCAACCTCGGCCCATCATCCAATCCTTCGGCCAAGCCCAGCGACTTCCACTTCCTCAAGGTTATCGGCAAGGGTAGCTTCGGAAAGGTTTTGCTTGCACGCCATCGCACGGATGACAACTTCTACGCTGTGAAAGTCTTACAGAAGAAGGCCATTCTCAAGAAGAAGGAG GAAAAACACATTATGTCAGAGAGGAATGTGCTGTTGAAGAATGTCAAGCACCCGTTCTTGGTGGGCCTGCACTATTCTTTCCAAACAGCGGACAAACTGTACTTCATCTTGGACTACATCAATGGCGGAGAA TTGTTCTaccacctgcagagagagcgCTGCTTCCTCGAGCCCAGAGCCAGGTTCTATGCAGCAGAGATCGCCAGCGCACTGGGATACCTGCACTCACTAAACATTGTCTACAGAGACCTGAAACCAGAAAACATCCTGCTGGACTCCCAAGGACACATCATTCTCACAGATTTTGGACTCTGCAAAGAGAACATTGAACCCAATGGGACAACATCAACTTTCTGCGGTACTCCAGAG TATTTGGCTCCTGAGGTGTTGCACAAGCAGCCGTATGACAGGACAGTAGACTGGTGGTGTTTAGGAGCTGTTCTCTATGAGATGCTGTATGGCCTG CCTCCGTTCTACAGCCGCAACACAGCAGAGATGTACGACAACATCCTGAACAAGCCACTGCAGCTGAAACCCAACATTTCCAACTCGGCTAGACACCTGCTGGAAGGCCTGCTGCAAAAAGACCGGACAAAGAGACTGGGCTGCTCCGACGACTTC ATTGAAATTAAGAACCACATATTCTTCACCCCCATCAACTGGGATGACCTCAATGCAAAGAAGATCACCCCTCCCTTCAACCCCAATGTG ACGGGGCCCAATGACCTACGGCACTTTGATCCGGAGTTCACAGACGAGCCGGTACCCAGCTCCATCGGTTGCTCCCCAGACAGTGCACTCGTCACAGCCAGCATCAAAGAGGCGGCCGAGGCCTTTGTGGGCTTCTCTTATGCCCCATCTATGGACTCCTACCTATAG